A stretch of Candidatus Hydrogenedentota bacterium DNA encodes these proteins:
- a CDS encoding molybdopterin molybdotransferase MoeA gives MLHPDTALRAILDAAAPLAPAAVPRAQSLGLVLAQDLRADGDYPAFPRAMMDGFAVRVSDAGRVVAVAGEVAAGQSPTMRIEAGSAVEIMTGAPCPAGAEAVVPKEEVTREAGRVTLPAVIEPGKHIAPAGSECAKDRVVAPRGTPVTPLVIANMAAFGYESVLAVPRPRCAVITTGSEVVMPGVAPGPHQIRNSNGPMLEAFFRMMGMTEVTVLHALDTEQDLLDTLDASAHADIVLLTGGVSVGKYDLVPGVLERFGVEPVFHKVAQRPGKPTWFGRKGPRLYFGLPGNPLACHLGFHRYAGAAIRKMTGRTPEQQPVPGRLMAPVKGLPKLTVFQLCRSAREQGEWQVTPLPGKGSADLYAPAAANAYVRVEADCAGLAAGDTVAFFPILE, from the coding sequence ATGTTGCATCCAGACACCGCGTTGCGCGCCATACTTGATGCGGCGGCGCCGCTGGCGCCGGCGGCTGTGCCGCGCGCGCAATCGCTCGGGCTCGTGCTCGCGCAGGACCTTCGGGCGGACGGGGACTATCCCGCATTTCCGCGCGCGATGATGGACGGTTTCGCCGTGCGGGTCTCGGATGCGGGCCGCGTGGTCGCCGTCGCGGGTGAGGTGGCCGCGGGGCAATCCCCGACGATGCGCATCGAGGCAGGGAGCGCCGTCGAGATTATGACGGGCGCGCCGTGCCCGGCGGGCGCGGAGGCCGTCGTGCCCAAAGAGGAGGTCACGCGCGAAGCGGGGCGGGTCACTCTGCCCGCGGTAATCGAGCCGGGCAAGCACATTGCCCCCGCAGGAAGCGAATGCGCCAAGGACCGCGTTGTTGCGCCGCGCGGCACACCCGTCACGCCGCTTGTGATAGCGAATATGGCGGCGTTTGGGTACGAGTCGGTACTGGCCGTCCCGCGGCCGCGATGCGCCGTCATCACGACTGGGTCCGAGGTGGTGATGCCCGGCGTCGCGCCGGGACCGCATCAAATCCGGAATTCAAACGGTCCGATGCTGGAGGCCTTCTTTCGCATGATGGGCATGACGGAAGTGACCGTGCTGCATGCGCTGGATACGGAGCAAGACCTGCTCGACACACTGGACGCAAGCGCCCACGCGGATATTGTGCTGCTCACGGGCGGCGTCTCTGTGGGCAAGTACGACCTTGTTCCGGGCGTTCTGGAGCGTTTTGGCGTCGAGCCCGTCTTTCACAAAGTGGCGCAGCGGCCCGGCAAGCCGACGTGGTTCGGCAGAAAGGGTCCGCGCCTGTACTTCGGACTGCCGGGGAATCCGTTGGCGTGTCATCTGGGTTTCCATCGTTATGCCGGGGCCGCCATTCGCAAGATGACGGGACGCACGCCCGAGCAGCAACCGGTTCCGGGACGGCTGATGGCCCCTGTCAAGGGGCTCCCGAAACTCACCGTGTTTCAACTCTGCCGGAGCGCCAGGGAACAGGGCGAGTGGCAGGTAACGCCGCTGCCGGGCAAGGGTTCCGCGGACCTCTACGCGCCCGCTGCCGCGAATGCGTACGTGCGCGTCGAGGCGGACTGCGCCGGCTTGGCGGCCGGAGATACCGTTGCGTTCTTTCCCATTCTGGAATGA
- a CDS encoding molybdenum cofactor guanylyltransferase — protein MASHDEEPLLDCWGLVLAGGRSTRFGTEKAEALWRGRTLLAHVAGRLREVCPKVIAVVRPEQSAEGWPVDAVVHDDTDAPEGPLRGIVAGLRACQAPYAFVTACDTPCLASGLVRLLYKRARPDTIAAMPEWGGYPQPLTALYNTGFTAFLAGRLAAGERSPRWLLDGKAGAAAGVGVCAIVPARELRRIDPDGLSFRNVNTPRELAALDAWLERPGR, from the coding sequence ATGGCAAGTCATGACGAAGAGCCGCTCTTAGACTGCTGGGGCCTGGTCCTGGCGGGCGGGCGTTCGACGCGCTTTGGAACGGAGAAGGCCGAGGCGCTCTGGCGCGGCCGGACGCTGCTCGCGCATGTGGCGGGCCGGTTGCGCGAGGTGTGCCCGAAGGTCATCGCCGTGGTTCGCCCGGAACAGTCCGCCGAAGGCTGGCCCGTGGACGCCGTGGTTCACGACGACACGGACGCGCCGGAGGGGCCGTTGCGCGGGATTGTCGCGGGTTTGCGCGCCTGCCAGGCACCCTACGCTTTTGTCACCGCCTGCGACACGCCGTGTCTCGCGTCCGGTCTGGTGCGGCTGCTGTACAAGCGGGCGCGTCCCGACACGATCGCTGCGATGCCGGAATGGGGGGGGTATCCGCAACCGTTGACGGCTCTTTATAATACGGGTTTTACGGCGTTTCTGGCCGGGCGGCTGGCCGCGGGCGAGCGGTCGCCCCGGTGGCTGCTGGACGGGAAGGCGGGCGCCGCAGCGGGCGTTGGCGTATGCGCCATCGTGCCCGCAAGGGAACTGCGCCGCATAGACCCGGATGGGCTGAGTTTCCGGAATGTGAACACGCCGCGGGAACTCGCGGCCCTGGATGCATGGCTGGAGCGGCCCGGTCGCTAG
- the moaCB gene encoding bifunctional molybdenum cofactor biosynthesis protein MoaC/MoaB, whose product MLDVSHKYHTLRSAVARATVTLSPDTVRLIHERKIPKGNPFEVARVAAIQAAKETSRIIPYCHPVPVDFVGVEFETGADRVDIAVTVKAIYRTGVEMEALTGASVAALTLYDMMKMLDDTMEIVQVRLESKKGGKGSFRDVFPRPPRAAVLVMSDSVAAGRKEDKSGKAIAARLQQEGMELSEYRVVPDEPDQIAAQLVHYADEQGLDLVVTTGGTGFTPRDRTPEAMELVIEREAPGIAEVVRAFGQARTPFSMLSRGRAGVRGRTLIVNLPGSYRGVLESLDALFPGLQHAFKMLAGHGHEEGDRKQEAGVGEQGAVTGVIHAISISDAKGKPKSNVESATLIAEWGIEDDAHAGRWHRQISLLALESIATMRAKGLDVGPGAFAENITTRGVPLDEAHVGDRVRIGGALLEVTQIGKVCHNRCAIYEQAGDCIMPKEGIFARVLEGAVIRPDDPVTLLAGPRDVPRTPKQKRRAPRSSGKNRTGS is encoded by the coding sequence ATGCTCGATGTGTCACACAAGTACCACACGCTGCGCAGCGCCGTCGCTCGCGCGACGGTCACGCTGTCGCCGGATACGGTCCGCCTGATTCACGAGCGGAAGATTCCCAAGGGCAATCCGTTTGAGGTGGCGCGCGTTGCAGCCATCCAGGCCGCAAAAGAGACGAGCCGCATCATTCCCTACTGTCACCCGGTGCCGGTGGACTTTGTCGGGGTCGAATTCGAGACCGGCGCGGACCGGGTCGATATAGCGGTGACGGTGAAAGCAATTTACAGGACCGGGGTCGAGATGGAGGCGCTGACGGGTGCGTCCGTAGCCGCGCTGACGCTCTACGACATGATGAAAATGCTCGATGACACGATGGAAATCGTGCAGGTGCGCCTGGAGAGCAAGAAAGGCGGAAAGGGCAGTTTCCGCGACGTCTTTCCGCGGCCGCCGCGGGCTGCCGTGCTGGTCATGTCCGATTCCGTGGCTGCCGGGCGGAAGGAAGACAAGTCGGGCAAGGCCATCGCGGCGCGCCTGCAGCAAGAGGGCATGGAACTGTCCGAATATCGTGTCGTGCCTGACGAACCGGACCAGATTGCGGCGCAACTGGTCCATTATGCCGATGAGCAGGGTCTCGACCTCGTGGTCACGACCGGTGGGACGGGGTTCACCCCGCGCGACCGCACCCCGGAAGCGATGGAACTCGTGATTGAACGGGAGGCCCCTGGTATTGCGGAAGTGGTGCGTGCGTTCGGCCAGGCGCGCACGCCGTTTTCGATGCTTTCGCGCGGCAGGGCTGGTGTCCGCGGCAGGACGCTCATCGTCAACCTGCCCGGGTCCTACCGCGGCGTGCTCGAATCGCTCGACGCCCTGTTTCCCGGGTTGCAGCATGCATTCAAGATGCTGGCGGGGCACGGGCATGAGGAGGGGGACAGGAAACAGGAAGCAGGGGTCGGGGAACAGGGAGCGGTGACGGGGGTTATCCATGCCATTTCGATCAGCGATGCGAAGGGCAAGCCGAAATCAAACGTGGAAAGCGCGACGCTTATCGCGGAATGGGGCATCGAAGACGATGCGCATGCCGGGCGCTGGCACCGCCAGATCAGCCTGCTTGCACTCGAAAGCATTGCCACGATGCGTGCCAAGGGGCTTGATGTCGGGCCCGGCGCGTTCGCGGAGAACATCACGACGCGGGGCGTGCCGCTGGATGAAGCACACGTCGGCGACCGTGTCCGCATTGGGGGCGCCCTTCTCGAAGTCACGCAGATCGGCAAGGTGTGCCATAACCGGTGTGCCATCTATGAGCAGGCGGGCGACTGCATCATGCCCAAGGAGGGCATCTTCGCACGCGTCCTCGAAGGCGCGGTCATCCGGCCCGACGACCCGGTGACACTTCTCGCCGGGCCGCGCGATGTCCCGCGCACGCCGAAGCAAAAGCGGCGCGCGCCCCGCAGTTCCGGCAAGAATCGCACCGGGTCCTGA